DNA from Candidatus Binatus sp.:
CGGGCTGTTCCTCACGGGGCCGACGGGGACCAACGTCAGCGACATTTTTCTCGCTCTGGTGAATTACTGAGGCAGGGGCCATTGATGACGCTGAACCGTGAAAAGAGTCTGGCAAGATTTCGCGATGAGGAATTCGATCTCGCGGTAATCGGCGCGGGCATCAATGGCGCCGCCGTCGCGCGCGACGCTGCGATGCGGGGACTGCGCGTTGCGCTGATAGACCGCGGCGATTTCGCCTGCGCCACGTCGTCGCGATCGTCCAAGCTGATTCACGGCGGTTTTCGCTATCTCCCGCAGGGACAACTCAAACTGGTGTACGCGGCGCTGCGCGAGCGCGAGCGCTTGCGCCATCTCACGGCGCCGCACCTGGTGCATCCGATTCAATTTCTGTTTCCGGTGTATCGCGGGCGCGGCTTCAATCGGTTCACGATGGCGATGGGACTGACGCTGTACGACCTGTTGGCGGGAATGCCGTTCAAAGAGTGGCACTCGACCCTCAATGCCGCCGAGGTGCGCGAGACCGAGCCCGCGCTCAGCCGCGACGGGTTGACCGGCGGCGCGATGTACTTCGACGCGTGGGCCGACGACGCGCGCGTCACGTTCGAGAACGTGCTCGACGCGGATTTGCACGGCGCGGCGGTCGCCAATTACGCGGCGGTCGAACATTTAAGCCCGGCCGGTGGGAAGATCGCGTCGGCCAGCGTGCGCGATCTGCTCGGCGGCGCCGGCCTTGAGCTTCGCGCCAAAACATTCCTGAACGCGGCCGGCCCGTGGGTGGACGAGATTCGGCGGATGGACGATCCGTTGTCGAAGCCGAGCGTGCGATTGACCAAGGGCGTGCATCTGGTGTTTGCGCGAACGGTTCTGCCGG
Protein-coding regions in this window:
- a CDS encoding glycerol-3-phosphate dehydrogenase/oxidase, which gives rise to MTLNREKSLARFRDEEFDLAVIGAGINGAAVARDAAMRGLRVALIDRGDFACATSSRSSKLIHGGFRYLPQGQLKLVYAALRERERLRHLTAPHLVHPIQFLFPVYRGRGFNRFTMAMGLTLYDLLAGMPFKEWHSTLNAAEVRETEPALSRDGLTGGAMYFDAWADDARVTFENVLDADLHGAAVANYAAVEHLSPAGGKIASASVRDLLGGAGLELRAKTFLNAAGPWVDEIRRMDDPLSKPSVRLTKGVHLVFARTVLPVRESIVLGDEHGRIVFVMPHDRYVLVGTTDTDYAGDPASVRTQPDDIEYLLAVLAESLPGIKLENADLATSFAGLRALVRTEKGAAAPSAVPREEVILESPSGLITVAGGKFTTHREIAQKLVDLVMKRLGRPVGVCPTLATPFPGARPLGAGDEPGAG